A single window of Verrucomicrobiia bacterium DNA harbors:
- a CDS encoding glycosyltransferase family 2 protein, which produces MNETPFFSVILPVYNGERYVAQAIESVLEQSETDWELIIINDASRDRTAEIVDEYAARNPRIRVLHNPYNLHIAGSLNRGIETAKGEWIARIDSDDSYKQHHLKRMKHAILRTERDYLTFFSSWITVMDETGKQVLDLELPDARTVRRMMPLENFLYHPATCFSKAAWQYVGGYPTDRMMAEDTAMWLRFFKAGLRLVMVPECLVYYRIHNSNNTSLNDALLYRATRSAAETKSLRQYREWRISLFLKQNQPEKAREELKLLMAMSNKPTFKNLQYYFLTFMPSSLVYAFMWEIRPRLRYFFKNVLGLGRHARV; this is translated from the coding sequence ATGAACGAGACGCCTTTTTTTTCCGTCATCCTTCCGGTGTACAACGGCGAGCGGTACGTTGCGCAGGCCATTGAGAGCGTCCTGGAGCAAAGCGAGACCGACTGGGAGCTGATCATCATCAACGACGCGTCGCGGGACCGCACGGCGGAGATCGTCGATGAATATGCGGCCCGCAATCCCCGGATACGGGTCCTGCACAATCCGTACAATCTTCACATCGCGGGAAGCCTGAACCGCGGCATCGAGACCGCCAAAGGCGAGTGGATCGCCCGGATCGATTCGGACGATTCCTACAAACAGCATCATTTGAAACGGATGAAGCACGCCATCCTGCGTACGGAGCGGGACTATCTGACTTTCTTTTCGTCCTGGATCACGGTGATGGACGAAACCGGGAAGCAGGTTCTTGATCTCGAGCTTCCGGATGCGCGCACGGTGCGCCGGATGATGCCGCTCGAAAATTTCCTTTATCACCCCGCGACCTGCTTTTCGAAAGCAGCCTGGCAGTATGTGGGCGGCTATCCCACGGACCGCATGATGGCCGAAGATACGGCCATGTGGCTGCGATTTTTCAAAGCCGGCCTGCGCCTGGTCATGGTTCCGGAATGCCTGGTTTATTACCGGATTCACAATTCGAACAACACGTCCTTGAACGACGCGCTTCTCTACCGTGCCACGCGGTCCGCGGCTGAAACCAAATCACTGCGCCAGTACCGCGAATGGCGCATTTCTCTCTTTCTCAAGCAGAACCAGCCGGAGAAAGCGCGCGAGGAGCTGAAGCTGCTCATGGCCATGTCCAACAAGCCGACCTTCAAAAACCTGCAGTATTATTTCCTGACATTCATGCCTTCTTCGCTGGTGTACGCCTTCATGTGGGAAATCCGGCCGCGCCTCCGGTATTTCTTCAAGAACGTCCTCGGTCTCGGGCGCCACGCCCGCGTGTAA